In the Bacteroidota bacterium genome, TCTACAGTACTTGTGTAAGTTACGGCATTTCTCATTTTCCAATATTCACCAAATTCATTAACGGTTCTAAAAGTTAATCCATTTGGTAATTGACTTACAAAAGAGCGTTCTGCCTGCAATTTAAAATTACGTGTTGGATGTATCAATAAGTTAGTTGGTGCACCATTGGCCATGTGCTTTTCAACACAATACAACCAACGACTCACATGACGAGGATAGTTCAAAGAATCCACCTTATCAGACACTTGTGCATCCGAAATCGTCATTGGAATTTCGTACAAGTTGGTAACTGCTCCTTCAAAAGCCATGTCTTTGTGAGCAATGTAAGGAAATGCCGTAAGCACATCATTACCGCTCATACTCGAACTATACTTATATCCTAAATCACTCATAGCATTAATTTGTTGGGTATGTTGATACAAATAACCCGGACGATAAGATTTAATATTGATACCTAATTCTGTATCAAGTAAACTTTTAGAAACTTCAACCTCACCATAAACAGAAGCACCTTGGGTAAAATTACCATTGTAATGCGGTAAATAATTGGTTACGGTGTTTCCAACAGCACCAACAGCTACTATAGATTCAATATCCATATCTGGAAAATGCCCTACTGAATGACTTGCAACTTCCTGGTTTTTTGAAACAAGATATTGGCGTTGAGTTGTATAACCATTCCAAAAATCACCTGCAATAAAGTCGTGAATATAATGCGTGGTAATAAAATAAGTTGCTCTAATATTTAAAGAATCTTCATAATCCGCATTAGGTACCATTAACAAGCATGAAGTAGCCGCATCAATATCATGTGTCATCATGATGGTAGCTTTAGTATCTCCCGGGCTTGTATGCTTCCAAACAGCATAAGGAACATGTTGTGCAAATAGCGCTTTTACCCACAAAATAAAGACATCGGCTGATGGCTCAAAACCATTCGAAAAAGTACGTTGTGCATTATAATCCAAATTTAATTGTGGTCGCAAAATCAAATCTTTAATCGACATTCCTAACGCATATGCATAGCCTGAACCGAATTGATTTTTTGTAATTGCAACTCCTCCATCTTCATAAAATGCTAATGGACTAGCTGAGGTAGTGATGTAACTTCGTGTGTCAAAAATGGTTGGATTATTATTTCTTCCCAAACTAATTTTTTGTTCCAAGGTATCATCAAACCAACGTAATGATGCATCGTTACTTCCCATGTTCCAACTCATTTGATAACGGGTATTTGAATTTGCATAACCGTCAATTCCAAAAACAAATTTTAAATCATTGTTTTTCATTCGAGGTAAAATAATGACACCACCATTCTTAACATAATTTGAAATTACACTGTCTTCAAATGCAGTAAATGCAACACTATCTAACCAAGAAGTGCACAACACAAAAGGATAATTTTGTACCGTTGCAACACTGCTCGAAACAACATAAGGAATACCGGCTACATCGAACATGTGTTTTGCGCTAAATAAATTGTTTTCAAATACTTCTCCATTTCGGCTACTAAAATCCAATATTGCAGCAGTTCTTTCTTTTTGCACAGTTGCAACTTGTATTTCATTTGAAATAACTTGTGAAGGTGCAGTACAACTTTTGCTGGTGGTTATTCGGCAAGTAATTCTATCTCCACTTACATTAAAATCGTTATACATAGAACTTTTTGTTGCACCGTTTATAGCTACACCATTTTTATACCATTGATAACTAGGAGTACTTCCTCCATTTGTAACCGTTGCTGTAAATGTAGCTGTAGTTCCTTGTGCAACACTAGTTGGACCTGTAATACTGGCCGACAACACATAACTGCTTACTGTAATTGTTTTCACTGATGAAGTAGCGAATGGTGATGATACACATACCAAACTGGAAGTCATTTTGCAAAATACTTTATCTTGATTATTAAGTGTAGTGCTTACAAAATCACCGGTGGTTGTTCCAACACTAATATTGTTTACAAACCATTCATAAACCGGAGTCTCACCTCCATTAACAGGATTGGGCGTAAATGTAACGGGTGCACCGGTACAAGTTGAAGTTCCACTTGTAGTAAGTGTTACTGAAGGAACTAAAGGGCTACCGGAGAAACTTCTGTTTCCACTTGGATTGGTTCCACTTACCGGTGTTTTTGTTCCGGCAATATTACCAACTACAGTTATTGCATTTGTTGGAATACTAGCGTCAAAAGTATTCCCTGCACAAATTGTTGCTGAAATATCATAAGCAAGGAAAAAATAATAGGAATCTAAATCTAAATTGTTTACTCCCGGAACTGAAAATGTTATTGTTCCACTTGGGTTAGCAATACTGTCTTTTAACACAGCTGTTGAAAAATCATTCACTGTATTAAAATAAAGTTTTGCGGCTTTAACTGCCGTATTATTTGAATTGAGCATGTTGAAGGAAATTTGGCTAACGCCCCAACCGCCTGTATTATTAGTAGTGGTACCATCAAACTGCCCCCACAAAATTTGTTGATTTTTTGCACCCGGCACTAATGTTCCAGAAACCTGGTAAAATCTGCTTTGAGCATATTTGGCACTAGTAATTGTTACAGTAACTACAGAAGAACTTACTGTTGGAGTTGAAATACAAGCTAAATCAGAACTCATGATACAATACACCTCAACTGTATCTGTGATATTAGTAAGTGTGTATGCTCCGGAAGTTGTTGCTACAAAAATAGAATTAACATACCAGTCGAAGCTTGGCGCCAAACCACCATTTACAGGAATTGGAGTAAAAGTAGCTGCATTGCCCGATGTTACTTTAGATTTTGAAGAAACAATACTAACCGACGGAGTTAATACCGTTGAGTTAATAGTTATATTTCCAGCTGGATTGGGATTATTTGTTACAGATTTTACACCTGCATTATTTCCGGTTATAGAAATTCCATTAACAGGAACTAAAGCATCCAACACATTTCCTCCACATACACCATTGTTAGCAATATCGTATGTAATAAAGAAATAAACGGGACTTAATTTTAAATCAGATACACCAGAAACTGAAAATACAATGGTCCCTGTTGGATTAGCAATGCTATCTTTAAGTATGGCTGATGAAAGATCATTGATGGTATTGTACCACAATTTAGCTTTAGTAATGTTCGAATTGTTGCTATTTGCCATGGTAAATGAAAGGGAATTTACTCCCCATCCACCTGAAGATTGACTAGCAACTCCTTCAAGCATTCCGTATAGTATTGGTTGATTTACTGCACCCGGTGCTACTGTTCCATTAACTTGAAAAAAGCTACTACTTCCATACTCATATCCTTTCACTACAATTGTTTTAACTGCAGAGCTAATAGTTTGTGGAGTTGCACAATCCAGATTGGATGTCATTGCACAAGACACTGTGGTATTTGCTTGCAAATTCGATAGCACATAAGCTCCTGTTGTTGAAACTGTATATAATCCATTTACATACCAAGCATAGGTTGGATTACTTCCTCCATTAACCGGGTGAGGAGTAAATGTAACCGAACTACCCGGTGTAACATTGTTTACATCTTCTGTAATTGAAACTGAAGTAAGCACTGGAGTTGCTATAATGGATTTATTTCCAAGAGGATTAGGATCATTCGTCGCCGATTTCTGACCACCGTTATTTCCACTAATTACAATGCCACCTGCAGGTATATGTGCATCTAAAACATTGGCATTACATGCATTATTTGCAATATCAAAAGCCAAGAAAAAATACACTGAATTTGCTCCTAAATTAGTAATGCCATTAAGCATAAAATTTATAGTACCAAATGGATTTACTATACTGTCTTTTAATATTGCTGTAGTAAAATCGTTGGTTGTATTGTAATATAATTTTGCAACACTAACGTTAGCATTGTCGGTATTGTCTAAGGCAAACGACAATTCGTTTACTCCCCAACCTCCACTAGAAGGAGAGGCAACACCATCGAACTTGCCATAAATAATTGCGTTCTTCTTTGAACCCGGTATTACAGTCCCTGTATATTGATAGAATGTACTGGACGCATATTCAAATCCTGCAAAAGAAACAGTAATAGTAAGTGTTTGGGAAGTATACTGTGCATTTGAACATGCCAGATTCGAAATCATTTTACAGTAAACTGAAGTTTGAGCTGTTACATTGTTAAGAGTAAAAGGCCCATTGTTGGTGGTGGTGAGAACATTGTTTACATACCAATTGTAAGTTGGATTAGTTCCTCCATTTACAGGATTTGGTGTAAAAGTTACCGATGCACCTGAATTTACATTTGTACTACTCGCGGAAATACTCACTGAAGGAACTGTAGTGGCAGTTGAAACAGTAAGATAGCCCGTAGGATTTGAACCGGAAGTAACAGATTTTACACCTGCAATATTTCCAACTACTGTAATACCACTTGAAGCAACAGAAGCATCAATTATATTTCCATTACAAACGCCGGAACCGGCCATATCATAGGTTAGGAAAAAATAAATTGAATTGAGCGCTTGATTTGTAACTCCTGGTATATTAAAAGTGATTGTACCTGTTGGATTTAGAACACTATCCTTTAATACAGCGGTTGAAAAATCATTCACTGTATTGTACCATATTTTTGCTTTTGAAATATTTGCAGAATTAAAACTGGTCATATTAAATTTTAACTGACTAATTCCCCAACCACCTGAATTATTGCTGGTTGTTCCATCAAACTTACCATATAATACAGGATTATTTTTAGAACCCGGAGCAACAGTACCTACAATTTGATAAAAGGTACTGCTTGCATACTTATACCCTGAAACTGAAATAGTTTTAGTTGCAGAAGTAGCTGTTCGTGGTGAAACACAAGCTAAGTTAGAAGTCATTATACAATAAGCAGTAGTAGTGCTAGTTATATTGTTGATGGTATATGCACCTGAATTAGTAGCTACCAATACACCATTTACATACCAAGCATACGTAGGATTAGATCCACCATTAACGGGAGTTGGAGTAAGTGTAACCGAACTTCCCGGCAATACATTGCTACTGCTACTAACTACAGTAACCGATGGCGTATAAACTTGTGTGGAAATAACTCGATTTCCACTTGGGTTTGAACCGGAGGTGACTGATTTTACACCTGCAATATTTCCATTAACTAAAATTGCTCCAGTTGGTAATGATGCATCTAGCGTATTTCCACAGTTTGCAACAGTTGCCACATCGTAAGTTAGGTAAAAATATACAGAAACCAGCTCTAAATTTGATACTCCAGGAATTGTAAACGTAATAGTTCCACTAGGATTTGAAATACTATCCTTCACCACCGCAGTGTTAAAGTCATTTACTGTATTATACCATAATTTAGCTTTAGTAACATTCGCATTATCGGTATTATTCAAGGTAAAAGAAAGCGTGCTAACGCCCCAACCACCAGAAGAAGTAGAAGTAGCTCCATCAAATTTACCATACAAGATGGGTTGATTTTTGTCACCCCAAAGTACATTGCCTGTATATTGATAAAATGCACTGCTTCCGTATTTAAATCCACCAACCGAAATAGTTTTGGTAGCTGAAGTAGCTGTAGCTGGTGATACACATGGTAAATTAGATGTCATTATACAATAAGCAGTTGTTGTTGCTGTTATGTTGGTTATTGTATAAGGTCCGTTGTTGCTGGCAACCAAAACACCATTCACATACCAAGCATAACTTGGATTGCTGCCTCCATTTGTTGGATTCGGTGTTAAAGTAACTGAAGCTCCGGGATTCACACTACTGCTGCTTGTAGTCACAGTAACTGCCGGTGCAAAAGTTGGTGCTGTTATAGTACGATTTCCACTTAAGCTTGTAGTAGTTGCAGATTTTTGTCCTGCAATATTTCCGGTAATAGTAATTGCTCCGGTTGGAACTGTAGCATCTAATACTGAATTATTACATGCCGCAGCAGCAATATCATAAGTTAGGAAGAAATATACCGAATTAGCATCTAAATTACTTACTCCATTAATGGCAAAAGTGATTGTTCCAGTTGGATTCGCAATACTATCTTTTAGAACTGCAGTGGCAAAATCGTTACTTGTATTGAACCACAGCTTAGCTTTGGTAACGTTAGCATTGTCGGTGTTATTCATTGTAAACGAAAGCGCACTAACGCCCCAACCACCAGAAGATGTAGTTGAAGAACCATCAAATTTGGCATACATAATTTGTTGGTTCTTTGCTCCTAGTGGAACGCTACCGGTTACTTGATAAAAAGTACTCGCAGAATATTTATGTCCTAAAATATTAATTGTTTTAGTTGCCGAAGTAGCAGTTAATGGTGATACACACGGCAGGTTGGAGGTCATTACACAATAAACAGTAGTTGTTGATGTAATTGAATTAATCGTATAAGCACCACTAGTAGTTGCTGCCAAAATTCCATTCACATAATAAGCGAAACTAGGATTGCTTCCTCCATTTACAGCAGTAGGTGTTACAGTTACCGAACTCCCTGAAGCAACATTGCTTGCGCTAGTTGTAAGTGAAACAGAAGGTGTAAAAGCAGTAGTTGAAATAGAGCGATTTCCGGCAGGATTGCTTCCACTTACCGGAGTTTTTACACCTGCAACATTTCCAATAACTGTAATTCCACCGGTTGGTATGGATGCATCTAAGGTATTACCATTGCAACCTGTAGCGGCAATATCATAAGTTAAATAAAAAAAGATTGATGTTAATTCAAGACTATCAACATCTGCAATCGAGAATGTAATTGTACCGGATGGATTCGAAATACTATCCTTTAGAATTGCAGTCGAAAAATCATTTACAGTATTGTACCAAATTTTTGCTTTTGTAACCGTTGCATTATCGGCATTAACCATATTAAATGACAAGGAACTTATTCCCCAACCGCCTACAAAAGTTGTGGTGGCTCCATCCACTTGTCCCCATAAAATTTGCTGGTTAATTGCTCCTAAACTTACCGGTCCGGTTACTTGGTAGAAACTAGATTGGCCGTACTTAAAACCAGCATTTGCTTGAAATACGCTAAAGAACAGTATGCTGAAAAATACTAAAGTGGTAATTTTTTTCATGGTAGAATTGATGCTATTCATAATTTTTGTGAGGGGTTAATTTTATTTTGCAAAGATAGTTAATAATCAGTTAGTTTGGATGAATTCAATCAGTTAAAATGATAAATAATGACGACAAATGTTAAATTTTTGTTTACCAATTTTTTCTGATTCCTTCATTCAAGTTTTATACGCCCGAACCTGCAGAAGGTTACAAAATGTAGAATAAAAATTTTTCTATGCAGAGTAAATTCCAAATTATTGAATGTAAATTTCACCTAGCAAAAGGATCCTTTCATTTATGTTGAATGCAACAATAATTATATTGTTTCTGTAACCAAATAAATTTACCTCGAATCATTAAAAGTATTGATAAAACTAGTTATTTAGCGTAACTAGTGTTACATAGTTTAATAAAAATGTAATATTATTGTAGTCGAAATAATTCATCACACCATAAATAAATGCACCCACGTTGCAATCACTTTTTTGTTTTTGTGTTATTATTTATATTGACTGGTTTTCGCAGTATTGCACAATCTTGTGCTTTTTCGTTGGGAAATGATACAGCAATCTGTCAGGGACTTCCAATAAATTTTTCGCTACTCGCTCCAACAGGAGCAACAGCTTATTTATGGGACAATAGTAGTACACTTGCAACCCGCACTGTTACTAACTATGGAACGTATTATTGTCGCTTAACAAAAAATGGAACTAATGTAATTACCAACGGCAATTTCAGTGCTGGAAATACCGGATTTACAAGTAGTTATACGCTAGGTCCAACCGGCTCACCTTGGGGTGTTGTTGGCGATCCAGGAGTATATGCCATTACTACTAATGCTAGTTTAGTGCATTCTAATTTCCCATCCTTTACTAACCATACTACCGGCGGTGGTAATATGATGGTTGTGAATGGCTCTTCAACTCCTAACGTTTCGGTTTGGTGTCAAAATATTGTGGTTACTCCCAACACCAATTATAATTTTTCAACATGGGCGGCTACCTGTGTAGCAGGCAGTATTGCGGAACTAGCGATTTTACAATTTTCAATAAATGGTTCTGTCATTGGAAGTCCATTTTCTCCTTCCTTAACTTCAGGGGTTTGGTCTCAGTTTAATGCTCAGTGGAATTCAGGCACCAATGTATCTGCAAATATTTGTATTGTAAATCAAAACGTTACTCCTTCGGGAAATGATTTTGCGATTGATGATATATTTTTTCAACCCATTTGTGTGTATACCGATACTATAAAAGTTATACCTAAGCCTTTTCCTACAGGTTATAGTGCAGGTAGAGATACTTCTCTTTGCGCCGGACAAACTGTTAGTTTAAGCGCTTTATCTGGAACCGCTACCGCATTCAATTGGACGAGCATACCTGCAGGATTTACTTCTAATTTGTTGCAACCACTTGTAGGTCCAACTGATACAACCAAATATGTATTAAGCGCCGATTTAAATGGTTGTAAAAAAACCGATACCTCCACTGTGTTTATCGAAAATACGCCTGTAGCTTATGCAGGATTAAACGATACTATTTGTGAAGGCAAACAATTTACCTTACAAGGAAATGCCGGTGGAGGACAACTAGTTTCATGGCAAAGTATACCGGTTGGATTTGCCTCATCGTTGGTGAATCCAGTTATACAACCGGTCGCAACAGCACTCTACGTTTTACTTTCATCAAATGGTTCCTGTAAAAGCAGCGATACTGTTGAAATTGTTGTAAACACCTCTCCTATTGCAGATTTTACAACAAGTGCTGCCGACTCGAGTTGTAATTCCTATTCGATTCAATTTACAAACAATTCAACAAATGCAAGCAGCTATGTTTGGGATTTGGGCGATGGGCAATTTTCGAGCGATTTTTCTCCTTTGCATACCTATACTGAACAATCAATTTTTCCTGTTAAATTACAAGCTAAAACTGCCGGTTGCATTGATACAAAAAACTTAGCATTAAAAATTTCATTTAGTGAAAATGCGCTGTTTGTTCCTAATTCATTTAGCCCCAATAACGATCAAAAAAATGACCGCTTTTTTATTCCTAAGGGTTGTCTTCAAACTGTATCTGTTTCTATCTATGACCGTTGGGGTTTACTGGTAAAAAAATGGGAAGGATTGGAAGGCAATTGGGATGGTAAAACTTCCGGATTGCCAGCCAGTGCCGGAGTGTACGTTTACCAATTAGATGGAATATACTTAAGTGGTGAAAAAGTAAAGAAAAAAGGAACCATTACTCTTTTTCGATAATCAATACTTTATCGAATAAATCAGCACAAAGTCATTTGTGCTATATTTGCCCACCGTTTTCAATTTTTAATTAAGTATGACTAAAATCGGAATCCTTAGAGAAGGTAAAATTCCCCATGATAAACGTGTTGCCTTTACACCTGAGCAATGCGCTTACATTAAAACATTTTTTGCACCAATTGATATTGTTGTACAACCTAGTGATTTTCGTTCTTACTCCAACGAAGAATACAAAAAGGAAGGGATTGTGCTTCAAGAAGATTTAAGCGATTGTGATATTCTAATTGGGATAAAAGAAGTACCAGCTACTGATTTATTGCCTAATAAAAAATACCTCTTCTTTTCGCATACCATAAAAAAACAGCCGCATAATAAGAAGTTATTGCAAGCTGCATTAAAAAACAAAATTCAATTAATTGATTACGAATGTCTCACCGATGGTGACCACAATAGAGTTATTGGTTTTGGTCATTATGCCGGTATAGTTGGAACCTATAATGGCATTTTGGGTTATGGAAAGAAATACAATTTGTTCGATTTAAAACCTGCACATTTATGTCACGATCGTGATGAATTAAAAAAAGAGTATTCGAAAGTTCGTTTGCCCAACATCAAAATTATAGTCACCGGAAATGGACGTGTTGCAAATGGAGCTATTGAAATGCTAGGTGCACTTGGAATCAGAAGAATTACGCCATTTGAATTTACTCATTATTCGTTTCGTGAACCTACGTATGTGCAACTTCATAGCAATAATTACAACGAGCCCTTAGATGGATCGGCCTGGAACACAGCTAATTTTTATAAACATCCGGAAAAGTTTAGAAGTACCTTTTACAAATTTAGTCAGCATTGCGACCTTTTGATACATTGCTCGTATTGGGCTCCAACTGCCCCTGTATTGTTTACAAAAAAAGACATGCATTCTAGGAACTTTAGAATAAGTGTAATTGCAGATGTTACTTGCGATATTAATGGTTCTATTCCTTCAACGACACAAGCCAGCACTATTGAAAATAAGTTTTATGGATATAATCCATTGACCGAATCAATTGACGATCCGTTTAATATTAATACCATTACCGTGATGGCGGTTGATAATTTACCTTGTGAATTACCTCGCAATGCTTCTGAAGATTTTGGAAAAGAATTAATTGAAAAAGTACTTCCATCCTTATTAGGGAGCGACAAGGAACAACTAATCGAAAGGGCTACAATTGCAAAAAATGGTGTATTAACCGAACCATTTAACTACCTATCTGATTATGCAGGTGTAGCTTAAAAGTGAGCTTCTGAAATTTTATCAATAATGAAAAAATCAATTTGTTTTATCATCAATCCTATATCAGGAACTGGAAAACAAAAACAAGTTGAACAACTTTTATCAGAAGTTTCTATTTCAGAGCGGTTCAGTTATGACATAGTGTATACTCAAAAGCCACATCATGCCACTGAACTAAGCAAAGCTGCTGTTGATAAAAACTACGATATTGTAGTGGCCGTTGGCGGTGATGGTTCAGTGAATGAAGTTAGTAAAGGACTGCTTCATTCAAGCACGAAACTAGGAATTTTGCCCTGTGGTTCCGGAAATGGCTTCGCCAGACATCTTTCAATTCCGATGGACTTAAAGGCTGCTTTGGATGTAATACTAAATGGAAATAGCCAATTGGTTGACTCGGGTGAAATTAATGGGCATCACTTTATAAATATTGCAGGAATAGGCTTTGATGCACACATTGCACACCTTTTTTCGAATTTTGGTAAGAGAGGCTTCCTCGCATATATTCAATTGGTTTTGAAGGAGTTTTTTAAATACAAAATGCAGTCCTATGAATTAAAAATAGATGCCGAAGGATTTATGCAAAAAGCTTTTCTACTAAGCTTTGCAAACGGTTCTCAGTTTGGGAATAATGCCTTTATATCTCCTAATTCAAAAATAAATGATGGAAGCGGGGAACTTTGTATTTTACAAAAAATACCTCTTTTACATATCCCCTATTTTGCTTATTTGTTATTTAGTAAAAAAGCACATAAGTCGCGATTTATTCAACATCTACAGTTTAAAAAACTGGAAGTAAAATCGGGTTCCGGAAAAATTCACTTGGATGGAGAAGCTTTTGAACTAGACCGAGAGTTTACAGTTACTATACTTCCCAACAGTTTACAGGTGTTAATCCCTTAAGTTGTATGCAACTCATCGAACCAACTAACTTTCTCAATTTTCCATCCATAGCTTGTTTTCCTTAATTGAAATTGTTTCACGCCTTTATCAAGGAATGCTTTTCCATCTCTAATACCCTGCTTCTGATAATTTGAAACTCGTATTGCTGTTGATGTATCAAGGGAAATAGTGCGGCTTAGTTCAAATTCTTCAAAATTTGTGTAGCTGCCATTATTTAAAATCTTTTGGCGTGATTCAATAAATTCGGTAAGTGAATGCTTTTCATTTCTATTTAACGTGGTGTTTTCGAAACTTGCACTCGGAAGGCAAAGTTGACTTAACTCATTGACACGATGTTGAACTGTTGTTGAACATGTGAATAGTGAGTAAAAATCAAAACAAAGTTTATCCAATTTACAACACTCCGAATTTATCGAAAACAACTGCAGCGAATCGTTATCGTGTGTAATTTTTTTTATAAATGAAAAACCTAATTTTTGCAAAAGTTGTATTGAGTTACTATTAGTAGCTAGCGTACTTGCGAGTATTTCCGGTGATGAATGCGTGGCACTTAAAGCAGCTAAAGAGCCAATAGTAGCTTCGTAGGCATATCCAAGTTTTGAATACTGTGGCAAAAAAGCAAAGCCTATATCGTGGTAATCCAGATAATCGCGTTTAATAAAAGTAATTACACCTATGCTAGTGGCAGTATCTTTTAATTTAACTGTCCAATAACTTACCGTTTTTGTTGCTTCAATTTTTTGAATGTAGGCACTTGCATCGTTGACTGAAGTAATATTACGATCGCCTATAAATTTTTTCCATGCATCGGTATTCAGCAATTCCAAAATAAATGGAGCATCGCTTTGGTCGAGCCGATATAGGACAAGACGTTGAGTCGTGCAAAAAGTTTGCAAGCTGATTTATTTTTTATAAAACGGAAGTTTAACAACCTTCGCTTTGATTTGTTTATCTCGTATTTCGATAAAAATTTCTGTATCAACTTTCGCAAATGCACTGGAAACATAGCCCATACCAATAGCTTTTGCTAAACTTGGAGATTGGGTTCCTGAGCATACTTTACCTATATTATTTCCTTGAACGTCCTTAATCAAATAATCGTGACGGGGAATTCCTCTATCAATAAGTTCAAAACCAACCAATTTACGGCTAACACCCTTTTCCTTTTGTTCTAAAAGAGCCTTACTATTGGTGAACTCTTTCGAAAATTTTGTAATCCAACCTAAGCCTGCTTCAATTGGCGATGTAGTATCATCAATATCATTACCATATAAGCAAAAACCCATTTCTAAACGCAAGGTATCACGAGCTCCTAAACCAACTGGAGCAATACCGAATTCTTTTCCTGCTTCAAAAATGGCATCCCAAATTTGATCGGCATACTGGTTTTCGAAATATACTTCAAAACCTCCTGCACCGGTATAACCGGTTGCCGAAACCAGAACGTTGTCAATACCAGCAAACTTACCTTTTGCAAAAGTGTAGTAAGGCATATCGATCAAATTCATATCGGTTAGTTTTTGCAAAGCAGAAGCAGCTTTTGGTCCCTG is a window encoding:
- a CDS encoding gliding motility-associated C-terminal domain-containing protein is translated as MHPRCNHFFVFVLLFILTGFRSIAQSCAFSLGNDTAICQGLPINFSLLAPTGATAYLWDNSSTLATRTVTNYGTYYCRLTKNGTNVITNGNFSAGNTGFTSSYTLGPTGSPWGVVGDPGVYAITTNASLVHSNFPSFTNHTTGGGNMMVVNGSSTPNVSVWCQNIVVTPNTNYNFSTWAATCVAGSIAELAILQFSINGSVIGSPFSPSLTSGVWSQFNAQWNSGTNVSANICIVNQNVTPSGNDFAIDDIFFQPICVYTDTIKVIPKPFPTGYSAGRDTSLCAGQTVSLSALSGTATAFNWTSIPAGFTSNLLQPLVGPTDTTKYVLSADLNGCKKTDTSTVFIENTPVAYAGLNDTICEGKQFTLQGNAGGGQLVSWQSIPVGFASSLVNPVIQPVATALYVLLSSNGSCKSSDTVEIVVNTSPIADFTTSAADSSCNSYSIQFTNNSTNASSYVWDLGDGQFSSDFSPLHTYTEQSIFPVKLQAKTAGCIDTKNLALKISFSENALFVPNSFSPNNDQKNDRFFIPKGCLQTVSVSIYDRWGLLVKKWEGLEGNWDGKTSGLPASAGVYVYQLDGIYLSGEKVKKKGTITLFR
- a CDS encoding alanine dehydrogenase, whose amino-acid sequence is MTKIGILREGKIPHDKRVAFTPEQCAYIKTFFAPIDIVVQPSDFRSYSNEEYKKEGIVLQEDLSDCDILIGIKEVPATDLLPNKKYLFFSHTIKKQPHNKKLLQAALKNKIQLIDYECLTDGDHNRVIGFGHYAGIVGTYNGILGYGKKYNLFDLKPAHLCHDRDELKKEYSKVRLPNIKIIVTGNGRVANGAIEMLGALGIRRITPFEFTHYSFREPTYVQLHSNNYNEPLDGSAWNTANFYKHPEKFRSTFYKFSQHCDLLIHCSYWAPTAPVLFTKKDMHSRNFRISVIADVTCDINGSIPSTTQASTIENKFYGYNPLTESIDDPFNINTITVMAVDNLPCELPRNASEDFGKELIEKVLPSLLGSDKEQLIERATIAKNGVLTEPFNYLSDYAGVA
- a CDS encoding diacylglycerol kinase family lipid kinase encodes the protein MKKSICFIINPISGTGKQKQVEQLLSEVSISERFSYDIVYTQKPHHATELSKAAVDKNYDIVVAVGGDGSVNEVSKGLLHSSTKLGILPCGSGNGFARHLSIPMDLKAALDVILNGNSQLVDSGEINGHHFINIAGIGFDAHIAHLFSNFGKRGFLAYIQLVLKEFFKYKMQSYELKIDAEGFMQKAFLLSFANGSQFGNNAFISPNSKINDGSGELCILQKIPLLHIPYFAYLLFSKKAHKSRFIQHLQFKKLEVKSGSGKIHLDGEAFELDREFTVTILPNSLQVLIP
- a CDS encoding GNAT family N-acetyltransferase, with protein sequence MQTFCTTQRLVLYRLDQSDAPFILELLNTDAWKKFIGDRNITSVNDASAYIQKIEATKTVSYWTVKLKDTATSIGVITFIKRDYLDYHDIGFAFLPQYSKLGYAYEATIGSLAALSATHSSPEILASTLATNSNSIQLLQKLGFSFIKKITHDNDSLQLFSINSECCKLDKLCFDFYSLFTCSTTVQHRVNELSQLCLPSASFENTTLNRNEKHSLTEFIESRQKILNNGSYTNFEEFELSRTISLDTSTAIRVSNYQKQGIRDGKAFLDKGVKQFQLRKTSYGWKIEKVSWFDELHTT
- the gcvT gene encoding glycine cleavage system aminomethyltransferase GcvT, which produces MKNTALTQKHISLGAKMVPFAGYNMPVSYAGITVEHDCVRNAVGVFDVSHMGEFILKGDHALDLIQRVTSNDAALLNDGKVQYSCFPNENGGIVDDLLVYRIDAKTYMLVVNASNIEKDWNWISKFNTSNVELHNISEKTSLLAVQGPKAASALQKLTDMNLIDMPYYTFAKGKFAGIDNVLVSATGYTGAGGFEVYFENQYADQIWDAIFEAGKEFGIAPVGLGARDTLRLEMGFCLYGNDIDDTTSPIEAGLGWITKFSKEFTNSKALLEQKEKGVSRKLVGFELIDRGIPRHDYLIKDVQGNNIGKVCSGTQSPSLAKAIGMGYVSSAFAKVDTEIFIEIRDKQIKAKVVKLPFYKK